In Pseudochaenichthys georgianus unplaced genomic scaffold, fPseGeo1.2 scaffold_420_arrow_ctg1, whole genome shotgun sequence, a genomic segment contains:
- the rflna gene encoding refilin-A isoform X3: protein MHPVFFGESIEVNPKPEQEIKCNSEVKYDSDKHYQDQVYCTPVPTPTSFSETVVAVRNCTWRSYKSQVYLEPRQKPISYRSTTIIYPKHAKNTYRTTLNYNATGSRRWFVSTVKLESSEDTSPCIIYTEDL, encoded by the exons ATGCATCCTGTGTTCTTCGGAGAAAGCATCGAGGTCAACCCCAAACCGGAGCAGGAAATCAA ATGCAACTCCGAGGTCAAGTACGACTCGGACAAGCACTACCAGGACCAGGTGTACTGCACCCCGGTTCCCACGCCAACCTCCTTCAGCGAGACGGTGGTGGCAGTGAGGAACTGCACCTGGAGGAGCTACAAGTCCCAAGTTTACCTGGAGCCGCGGCAGAAACCCATCAGCTACCGAAGCACCACCATCATCTACCCGAAGCACGCCAAGAACACGTACCGCACCACGCTCAACTACAACGCCACGGGGTCCCGCCGCTGGTTCGTCTCCACGGTGAAGCTGGAGTCCAGTGAGGATACTAGTCCCTGCATCATCTACACAGAGGACCTGTAG